One window from the genome of Prosthecobacter vanneervenii encodes:
- a CDS encoding substrate-binding domain-containing protein → MSLPFIRTAALCLATALLPACGPSEPPASDAAPSSSEPAAQKPSPQQSTPATPAALLSASSLAAKDERAEIRLLLSDARIAMQAFQRDGLSMLVGRRAGYQLTTSDAEGSSARQIEQFRQSIATKPAAIIVSPIDPAALAALIVEAKTQGIIVIGLDKRMLNEGCASIVYSDQRLMGRLAAETVVEALKRKAAEENRTDITGRIVQLRGAADSHTSSEMAEGFGEGLRSQPGIIIVHDAPADWNTEKATQRTAEAFKLQQSFDAIYAHSDAIAVGAAKAAETAGRRDNVFIIGTDGLSGQKRGLESVRDGEIDASVIQPALVDLALQIIAKLRTDKTFKPQPAYEIQPMVILPKNVEQCLRTGTYKLPQL, encoded by the coding sequence ATGTCATTACCTTTCATTCGCACCGCCGCCCTTTGCCTGGCCACCGCCTTGCTTCCAGCCTGCGGTCCGTCGGAGCCGCCCGCCTCAGATGCCGCCCCCAGCTCCAGTGAGCCGGCTGCTCAAAAGCCCTCGCCACAGCAGTCCACTCCGGCCACTCCCGCCGCCCTGCTATCGGCTTCCAGTCTTGCCGCCAAAGACGAGCGTGCGGAGATACGCCTGCTTCTCTCAGATGCCCGCATCGCCATGCAGGCATTTCAGCGCGACGGCCTCAGCATGCTCGTCGGCAGGCGGGCGGGCTACCAGCTCACCACCAGCGACGCCGAAGGCAGCAGTGCCAGGCAGATCGAGCAGTTCCGCCAGTCCATCGCCACAAAGCCGGCCGCCATCATCGTCAGCCCCATCGATCCCGCAGCGCTCGCAGCCCTCATCGTCGAGGCCAAAACCCAGGGCATCATCGTCATCGGCCTCGACAAACGCATGCTCAATGAAGGCTGCGCCAGCATCGTTTACTCAGACCAGCGCCTCATGGGGCGGCTGGCTGCAGAGACGGTCGTCGAGGCCTTGAAACGCAAAGCCGCTGAAGAAAATCGTACCGACATCACCGGGCGTATTGTCCAGCTCCGCGGCGCGGCTGACAGCCACACCTCCAGCGAAATGGCCGAGGGCTTTGGCGAAGGACTCCGCAGCCAGCCTGGCATCATCATCGTTCACGATGCACCCGCAGACTGGAACACAGAAAAGGCCACCCAGCGCACGGCGGAAGCCTTCAAACTCCAGCAAAGTTTTGACGCCATCTATGCCCACAGCGATGCCATTGCCGTCGGCGCTGCCAAAGCTGCCGAAACCGCAGGCAGGCGCGACAATGTCTTCATCATCGGCACAGACGGGCTCTCTGGTCAGAAGCGCGGTCTCGAATCCGTCCGCGATGGTGAGATCGATGCCAGCGTCATTCAGCCAGCGCTCGTGGATCTTGCACTGCAAATCATCGCCAAGCTGCGCACAGATAAAACCTTCAAACCACAGCCCGCCTATGAAATTCAGCCGATGGTGATTCTCCCGAAAAACGTGGAGCAGTGTCTGCGCACCGGCACCTACAAGCTTCCGCAGCTTTAG
- a CDS encoding Amuc_1102 family pilus-like protein — translation MKSFSLILASLLFTCSVQAQAPSSNADKVKLRIKNVVVEEQPTPQFNVSNIKMKRWEPKNWIELDVEFDIKLPEEAGGRKGTFGGMQLNIYVALQHMSKENKREVVTGTLNLIEIPADQPCHALAYISPASLKSIFQKDTVTASTDIQGWGVEFVVDGKVIAAKSSVGKTAWWENKDAFAIMSGMLLNKTQTPFAYVYGDYDVPVQSK, via the coding sequence ATGAAATCCTTCAGCTTGATTCTTGCTTCCCTTCTGTTCACCTGCTCAGTCCAGGCTCAGGCCCCCAGCAGCAACGCCGACAAGGTCAAGCTGAGGATTAAAAATGTGGTGGTCGAGGAGCAGCCGACTCCCCAGTTCAATGTGAGCAACATCAAGATGAAGCGCTGGGAGCCGAAGAACTGGATCGAGCTGGACGTGGAATTTGACATCAAGCTTCCTGAGGAAGCTGGCGGCAGAAAGGGCACCTTTGGAGGGATGCAGCTCAACATTTACGTGGCGCTGCAGCACATGTCGAAAGAGAACAAGCGTGAAGTGGTCACTGGAACGTTGAACTTGATCGAAATCCCCGCTGACCAGCCCTGCCACGCGCTCGCCTACATTTCCCCAGCTTCACTGAAATCCATTTTCCAAAAGGATACAGTGACAGCATCGACGGACATTCAGGGCTGGGGTGTTGAGTTTGTGGTGGACGGCAAAGTGATCGCGGCAAAGTCCAGCGTTGGCAAAACAGCGTGGTGGGAAAACAAAGATGCGTTTGCCATCATGTCGGGCATGCTCCTGAACAAGACGCAGACTCCCTTTGCCTACGTGTATGGCGATTACGACGTGCCTGTCCAAAGCAAGTAA
- a CDS encoding Amuc_1101 family PilM-like pilus complex protein: MADPNSIAVVSLGSQRVSGAVFGKTPGGDLILKRYEITELDGDPSVDVSRLSQMKTALAELATKLKIKGQKAWCSVPGHPVFSRFVKLPPVSNDKLSQIVEFEARQNVPWQLDEVSWDYEVVTKSDVGEVEVVLAAMKREPLNEMYQEVSASGVKVVGMDVGPLALYNAFRYSYPDVDEPVLVVDMGARSTNLVFIEGDRFFTRNLLVGGAAVTNAIAKEFGVSFAEAEQQKRSQGFVALGGAVEDHPDEGVNAMSKVMRNSMTRLHSEIMRTITFYRSQQGGSAPKRVFLAGGGSATGYVAEFFTEKLKLPVEVFNGLRGVQTDRAVSADAAQIDAPALGELVGLALRGMSGCPCEIELVPDALASARDAARRAPALILAGLCLMGALGASIYWFNSANDVIKERTAAMQREFSTLSSLSDGIRQLDARQEELKGRSMQLEQAVTDRSWWVRLLNDLNQQFDNDLIWLPVVEVLKDDKPITAPLWANNDNDSTKSDSSSSKAGAPAAPAYSLRVRGLYRKNNEGEQKVVYDFAAKLAKMDSFDMPDFETKRDKYVKVDSGVDEARYAYSFEIKMPLRKPLQFK; the protein is encoded by the coding sequence ATGGCAGACCCAAACAGCATCGCAGTCGTTAGCCTCGGCTCCCAACGTGTCAGTGGAGCCGTCTTTGGCAAGACGCCAGGTGGGGATCTAATCCTCAAACGCTATGAAATTACTGAGCTTGACGGAGATCCTTCGGTGGATGTCAGCCGTCTGTCTCAGATGAAAACGGCTCTGGCAGAGCTTGCCACTAAGCTGAAAATCAAAGGGCAGAAAGCCTGGTGCTCCGTGCCAGGACACCCGGTTTTCAGCCGTTTTGTGAAGCTGCCTCCGGTTTCCAATGACAAGCTCTCTCAGATTGTGGAGTTTGAGGCTCGCCAGAACGTGCCGTGGCAGCTGGACGAAGTCTCCTGGGACTACGAAGTGGTCACCAAATCTGATGTAGGCGAGGTCGAAGTGGTGCTGGCCGCCATGAAGCGTGAGCCTCTGAATGAGATGTATCAGGAGGTAAGCGCAAGTGGTGTGAAGGTCGTGGGCATGGATGTCGGGCCTCTGGCGCTCTACAACGCCTTCCGCTACAGCTATCCTGATGTCGATGAGCCTGTGCTCGTGGTGGACATGGGTGCAAGATCCACCAACCTTGTGTTCATTGAAGGCGACCGGTTTTTCACCCGTAATCTGCTTGTCGGTGGAGCGGCTGTGACCAATGCCATTGCCAAGGAGTTTGGCGTGTCGTTTGCTGAAGCTGAACAGCAGAAGCGCTCTCAGGGCTTTGTGGCCCTTGGTGGAGCTGTGGAGGATCATCCGGACGAAGGCGTGAACGCCATGTCCAAGGTCATGCGCAACTCCATGACACGCCTGCACTCTGAAATCATGCGCACGATCACCTTCTACCGCAGCCAGCAGGGCGGGAGTGCTCCGAAACGGGTTTTCCTCGCTGGCGGTGGGTCGGCAACCGGATATGTGGCGGAGTTTTTCACTGAAAAGCTCAAGCTGCCGGTGGAAGTTTTCAACGGCCTGAGAGGGGTGCAGACCGACCGTGCCGTGAGTGCGGATGCAGCGCAGATTGACGCTCCTGCATTGGGAGAGCTTGTGGGCCTCGCGCTGCGTGGCATGAGCGGCTGTCCATGTGAAATCGAGCTGGTTCCAGATGCTCTGGCCTCTGCACGCGATGCCGCACGCCGTGCGCCTGCGTTGATCCTTGCCGGGCTCTGCCTGATGGGTGCTTTGGGAGCGTCGATTTACTGGTTTAACAGTGCCAACGATGTCATCAAGGAGCGCACAGCTGCGATGCAGAGAGAATTTTCCACGCTGAGTTCGCTTTCGGACGGGATCCGACAGCTGGATGCGCGGCAGGAGGAATTGAAGGGGCGGAGCATGCAGCTGGAGCAGGCTGTAACGGATCGCTCCTGGTGGGTGCGCCTGCTGAATGACCTCAACCAGCAGTTTGATAATGATCTTATCTGGCTGCCGGTGGTGGAGGTGCTCAAAGATGACAAGCCCATCACTGCGCCGCTCTGGGCTAACAACGATAATGATTCAACCAAATCTGACTCGAGCAGCAGCAAGGCGGGTGCTCCGGCGGCTCCGGCTTATTCCCTCCGTGTGCGCGGTCTCTACCGCAAGAACAATGAAGGCGAGCAAAAGGTGGTTTACGATTTTGCCGCCAAGCTGGCGAAAATGGACTCCTTTGACATGCCGGACTTTGAAACCAAACGCGATAAATATGTGAAGGTGGACAGCGGTGTGGATGAAGCACGCTACGCTTACAGCTTCGAAATCAAAATGCCTCTGCGCAAGCCCCTGCAATTTAAATAA
- a CDS encoding Amuc_1100 family pilus-like protein, which translates to MDWIRENKPLAAILGVILVGTLALGYLLYDSWSSYEETKEGYIGLGNQMAALKGARLAPTDANLQAKKQMVDEYAADVNKLGAALLILQPKVEPMKDIEFQAKLKTKISEIRTAAQSKMQLPADFAFGFDEYTSSLPTSAAAATELSGYLDAMDELVKMLLKCNVQSLDLLERSKLALEAKAAANAPAGGAAAQRQGAAEILEKRQISLILTLDQGALQLLVSRLATTEMPFFTSVRQLRIENQLQEGPLRSSVRLPATNGPKMGGGQAAAASEEVASDEIRPPAPAPIDTIPVFGNELLKVRMEIDLVKFLDAAKGVAAQIPAGR; encoded by the coding sequence ATGGACTGGATACGTGAAAACAAACCTCTGGCGGCCATTCTTGGCGTCATTCTCGTCGGCACGCTGGCGCTTGGCTACCTGCTGTATGACTCCTGGAGCAGCTACGAAGAAACGAAGGAAGGATACATTGGTCTAGGCAATCAGATGGCGGCTCTCAAAGGGGCTCGTCTGGCACCTACCGATGCCAATCTGCAGGCCAAAAAGCAGATGGTGGATGAGTATGCGGCTGATGTGAACAAGCTTGGAGCCGCGCTTTTGATTCTTCAGCCGAAGGTCGAGCCCATGAAGGACATTGAGTTTCAGGCAAAGCTGAAGACGAAGATTTCGGAGATCCGGACAGCTGCCCAATCAAAGATGCAGCTTCCTGCTGATTTCGCCTTCGGATTTGACGAGTACACCTCCAGTCTGCCGACTTCTGCGGCGGCGGCCACTGAGCTTTCCGGCTATCTGGACGCGATGGACGAACTGGTGAAAATGCTGCTGAAGTGCAATGTGCAGTCTCTTGACTTGCTTGAGCGTTCAAAGCTGGCGCTGGAAGCCAAAGCTGCAGCCAATGCACCAGCGGGAGGTGCGGCGGCTCAGAGGCAGGGGGCGGCGGAGATCTTGGAGAAGAGGCAAATCTCTCTGATTCTGACTCTTGATCAGGGTGCTCTTCAGCTCCTGGTTAGCCGACTGGCCACTACTGAAATGCCATTTTTCACCAGTGTGCGTCAGCTGCGTATCGAGAACCAGCTTCAGGAGGGGCCTTTGCGCTCTTCAGTGCGACTGCCGGCTACCAATGGTCCCAAAATGGGGGGTGGGCAGGCTGCCGCTGCAAGCGAGGAAGTGGCCTCAGACGAAATACGCCCTCCTGCTCCTGCTCCAATCGACACCATTCCTGTTTTTGGCAATGAGCTTCTGAAAGTCAGGATGGAAATTGACTTGGTAAAATTTTTGGACGCCGCCAAAGGGGTGGCAGCTCAGATTCCTGCTGGACGTTGA
- a CDS encoding Amuc_1099 family pilus-like system protein, producing the protein MQNRQGNYEKTILVISSIIAIGVAVFLIFESQGFEESIALQQAAPRNDLNAPDKQKVADAIETLKKRYLWVSPVRNGKGAPLNKSVLLVMKEGKLFDLLLPEPKLREPMTNLFLVGDQTKNPPEKQLPNIFSPNVGDLDADSDGFSNLEEFKANTDPRDATSMPPFTDKLALGKRISHDYIILLKGGSDGTFQVQRLVPSKASVFKPLNEEFGFDKGTLRFKILSSRKEVRDNPTLGPQEIYIIKVHDSATQKEFEMVQGKEVNLAEYEAEFMFNYLKRHVIPGIKEGGTFQLPGLGKTYYIHKLEETKAIISPVGSDGKPTKETIEVKQG; encoded by the coding sequence ATGCAGAACAGACAGGGAAACTACGAAAAAACCATCTTGGTCATCTCCTCCATCATCGCGATCGGAGTGGCCGTTTTTTTGATCTTCGAATCTCAAGGTTTTGAAGAGAGCATCGCCTTGCAGCAGGCGGCTCCAAGAAACGATTTGAACGCTCCGGACAAGCAAAAGGTGGCTGATGCCATCGAGACCTTGAAAAAGAGATATCTTTGGGTTTCTCCGGTGCGCAACGGCAAGGGGGCACCGCTGAATAAATCCGTGCTGTTGGTGATGAAAGAAGGCAAGTTGTTTGACCTGCTTCTTCCTGAGCCAAAGCTGAGAGAGCCCATGACGAACCTTTTTCTTGTGGGAGACCAGACCAAGAATCCTCCGGAAAAGCAGCTGCCGAATATTTTTTCTCCCAACGTCGGGGATTTGGATGCGGACAGCGACGGCTTTTCCAACCTGGAAGAGTTCAAGGCCAACACGGATCCGCGGGATGCAACCTCAATGCCTCCATTTACTGACAAGCTGGCCTTGGGCAAGCGCATCAGCCATGATTACATCATCCTGCTGAAGGGCGGAAGCGATGGAACCTTCCAAGTGCAGCGTCTCGTCCCTAGCAAGGCCAGTGTTTTCAAGCCGCTGAACGAAGAGTTTGGGTTCGATAAAGGAACGCTGCGCTTTAAGATCCTTTCCAGCCGGAAAGAGGTCAGAGATAATCCTACTCTTGGGCCGCAGGAGATTTACATCATCAAGGTCCACGACTCAGCCACCCAGAAGGAATTTGAAATGGTGCAGGGCAAAGAAGTGAACCTGGCTGAGTATGAAGCCGAGTTCATGTTCAATTACCTGAAGCGTCACGTGATTCCAGGCATCAAAGAGGGCGGAACCTTCCAACTTCCAGGGCTTGGTAAAACCTACTATATTCACAAATTGGAGGAAACCAAGGCCATCATCTCCCCCGTGGGATCTGATGGCAAACCGACCAAGGAGACCATTGAAGTGAAGCAAGGATAA
- a CDS encoding Amuc_1098 family type IV pilus outer membrane protein, whose translation MTHHSRLVFNLSLLVLSAGASPIMAQSSVSGMANREIARRYARIEDARTAMDRGDKLFSGADYEGALGSYKAAIESLPNAPLTRDWLDLAQLKYADCSVTVAQERAKAGDYKAARELLDGAIKAVPGHKAAAAFAKQLDDPDRWPPALTAEHVTNVGKVQAGLLLANSSVEIGNYDAAISQYQDVIRVDPYNSAARRGMENAERKRQEYFKSAYDHQRAKMLSQVAEAWEDKVPVQGAAVAFDYGVGRSPGAYLTEKMNKIVFPSVKFDNATIDEAIEFLRVKSRDLDTFTEAGGVKGVNIILRQGEAPSNASISLDLKDVPMSEALRYVTELAQMKYKVEAHAVLVVPLSENASEQYTRSYRVPPDFLSNGGGDAGAAAPAAPAADPFAAGGGGGGGAGGSGLIARRTAKQILEAAGINFPEGSSASYNPATSQLVVRNTQPNLDLVEAYVESITKSAPKMVVITSKFVEITQKNTEELGFDWLLGAYGAGNVFLGGGTTGNGNAYNSANYPFASNLVQPGYNVGGTQVFPNIPVAGAFAGLIPTGAVNPATITAANPTGTPTFPYGGGPMTSGNRSGGYAVNNSSIDNLLTTGSTTGTTSVAPGIFSTAGIFSDPQFQTVMRGLSQKKGVDLMSAPSVTTKSGTRATMEVTREFIYPTEFDPPRLPQGNGGLNLGGGGGGNQIATPTTPTAFEMRQTGVRLEAEPTVGADGNTIELTLAPEVVEFDGFINYGSPILSPSSQSVLSVISIVTDALGNQTAVQGYVPLQQPERLITPNIINQPVFSVRKVTTGVSIWDGQTVALGGLMREDVQDVQDKLPILGDLPIVGRLFKSEAEQHYKRNLMIFVTAHLIDPAGQRIKPVNSQASGGADAAAAASGGNALLPPVSGPVN comes from the coding sequence ATGACCCACCACTCTCGTCTGGTCTTTAACCTTTCCCTCCTCGTCCTTTCTGCGGGCGCTTCGCCGATCATGGCGCAAAGCTCAGTCTCCGGAATGGCTAATCGAGAAATTGCCCGCAGGTATGCCCGCATCGAAGACGCCCGCACAGCCATGGATCGTGGCGACAAGCTCTTCAGTGGGGCAGATTACGAAGGTGCCTTGGGCTCATACAAAGCCGCCATCGAAAGTCTTCCGAATGCTCCGCTCACCCGCGACTGGCTGGATCTTGCGCAGCTTAAGTATGCTGATTGCAGTGTCACTGTGGCGCAAGAACGCGCCAAAGCAGGGGATTACAAGGCGGCAAGAGAGCTTCTGGACGGAGCAATCAAAGCCGTGCCAGGGCACAAAGCTGCGGCAGCCTTTGCCAAACAACTGGACGACCCAGACCGCTGGCCGCCGGCTCTCACTGCAGAACATGTGACCAACGTGGGCAAAGTCCAAGCAGGCCTCCTCCTTGCAAACAGCTCTGTGGAGATCGGCAACTATGATGCGGCGATTTCCCAATATCAGGATGTGATCCGCGTGGACCCATACAACAGCGCTGCACGCCGTGGTATGGAAAACGCCGAGCGCAAGCGCCAAGAATACTTCAAGTCGGCTTATGATCATCAGCGTGCCAAAATGCTTTCTCAGGTTGCCGAAGCTTGGGAGGACAAGGTGCCAGTGCAGGGGGCAGCAGTTGCTTTTGATTACGGCGTGGGACGCAGCCCAGGTGCCTACCTGACTGAGAAGATGAACAAAATCGTGTTCCCAAGCGTCAAGTTTGACAATGCGACAATCGACGAAGCGATCGAGTTCCTTCGTGTCAAGAGCCGTGACCTGGATACGTTTACTGAGGCTGGCGGCGTCAAAGGTGTGAACATCATCCTTCGCCAAGGAGAAGCCCCGAGCAATGCGTCCATCAGCCTTGACCTCAAGGACGTGCCAATGTCTGAAGCTCTTCGTTATGTCACCGAACTGGCGCAGATGAAGTACAAGGTGGAAGCTCACGCTGTGCTCGTGGTGCCGCTTTCTGAAAATGCCAGCGAGCAATATACTCGCAGCTATCGTGTGCCACCGGACTTCCTTAGCAACGGTGGTGGCGACGCTGGTGCCGCTGCCCCGGCTGCTCCCGCTGCTGATCCTTTTGCAGCAGGTGGTGGCGGCGGTGGTGGTGCTGGTGGCAGTGGCTTGATCGCCAGAAGAACGGCCAAGCAGATTCTCGAAGCTGCAGGCATCAACTTCCCTGAGGGCTCTTCTGCCAGCTACAATCCTGCGACATCGCAGCTCGTTGTCAGGAACACACAGCCGAACCTTGACCTAGTGGAAGCCTATGTGGAGTCCATCACTAAATCGGCGCCCAAGATGGTCGTGATCACTTCCAAGTTCGTTGAAATCACCCAGAAGAACACAGAAGAGCTGGGCTTCGACTGGCTGCTTGGTGCTTATGGAGCTGGCAACGTCTTTCTCGGCGGTGGTACTACTGGCAACGGAAACGCTTACAACTCAGCTAATTATCCGTTTGCTTCCAATTTGGTGCAACCTGGTTACAATGTTGGTGGAACGCAGGTTTTTCCAAATATCCCTGTCGCTGGTGCCTTCGCTGGTTTGATTCCAACAGGAGCTGTTAATCCAGCTACTATTACAGCGGCTAACCCCACGGGAACTCCGACATTCCCTTACGGTGGTGGTCCTATGACCTCCGGAAATCGCAGTGGTGGTTATGCTGTTAATAACAGCAGCATTGATAATCTGCTGACCACGGGTTCCACCACAGGAACTACATCTGTGGCTCCTGGCATCTTCTCCACAGCTGGCATCTTCTCTGATCCCCAATTCCAGACGGTGATGCGCGGTCTCAGCCAGAAAAAGGGTGTGGACCTCATGAGCGCCCCAAGCGTGACAACCAAGAGCGGTACTCGTGCTACGATGGAAGTGACTCGCGAATTCATCTATCCTACCGAATTTGATCCTCCTCGTCTTCCCCAAGGCAACGGTGGTCTGAACCTTGGTGGTGGCGGTGGCGGTAACCAGATCGCAACTCCAACGACTCCCACAGCTTTCGAAATGCGCCAGACCGGTGTTCGTCTTGAAGCTGAACCGACTGTCGGCGCTGATGGCAACACGATTGAACTTACCCTCGCCCCTGAAGTGGTTGAGTTTGACGGCTTCATCAACTACGGCTCGCCGATTCTCTCTCCGTCCAGTCAGTCGGTGCTGAGCGTTATCTCCATCGTCACTGACGCACTGGGCAACCAGACAGCAGTTCAGGGCTACGTCCCCCTGCAGCAGCCAGAACGTCTGATCACCCCGAACATCATCAATCAGCCCGTGTTCTCGGTGCGTAAAGTGACCACTGGTGTTTCCATCTGGGACGGCCAGACGGTTGCCCTTGGCGGCCTGATGCGTGAGGACGTGCAGGATGTGCAGGACAAACTGCCAATTCTTGGTGATCTCCCGATCGTGGGCCGTCTGTTCAAGAGTGAAGCTGAACAGCATTACAAGCGCAACCTGATGATCTTCGTGACCGCTCATCTGATCGATCCTGCTGGTCAGCGCATCAAGCCGGTCAACAGTCAAGCCAGTGGCGGTGCTGATGCTGCTGCGGCTGCTAGCGGTGGTAATGCTCTGCTGCCCCCAGTTTCGGGTCCAGTAAACTAA